The Pirellulimonas nuda genome includes a region encoding these proteins:
- the uraD gene encoding 2-oxo-4-hydroxy-4-carboxy-5-ureidoimidazoline decarboxylase, which produces MNPQSLRVLNACEADAADGLLAACCGACAWRRAMAAARPFADLGDFHRKAEGCFDSLVRDDWLEAFAHHPKIGDLQSMRMKYAGNSAWSRGEQAGVDAATDAVLLELSEANAAYERRFGHIFIVCASGKSAAEMLRLLRERIDNPPDVELAIAAGEQRKITHLRIDKLECGSP; this is translated from the coding sequence ATGAATCCGCAGTCGCTGAGGGTGCTAAACGCGTGCGAAGCGGACGCCGCCGACGGGTTGCTCGCGGCGTGTTGCGGCGCCTGTGCGTGGCGCCGGGCGATGGCGGCCGCAAGGCCCTTTGCCGATCTGGGAGATTTCCACCGGAAGGCCGAGGGCTGCTTCGACTCGCTCGTGCGAGACGACTGGCTGGAAGCCTTTGCGCACCACCCCAAGATCGGCGACCTCCAGTCGATGCGGATGAAGTACGCGGGCAACTCCGCGTGGTCGCGCGGCGAACAAGCCGGGGTCGACGCCGCGACCGACGCGGTGCTGTTAGAACTATCCGAGGCAAACGCCGCCTATGAACGCCGCTTCGGCCACATTTTTATCGTCTGCGCCAGCGGCAAGTCGGCCGCCGAGATGTTGCGGCTGCTGCGCGAACGGATCGACAACCCGCCGGATGTTGAGCTCGCGATCGCGGCGGGCGAGCAACGCAAGATCACCCACCTTCGCATCGACAAACTGGAGTGCGGCTCCCCATGA
- a CDS encoding PAS domain-containing hybrid sensor histidine kinase/response regulator, which translates to MTLNPLDTEGFPPRWECGTAWRDEPWLGWLHIGADLATWGAYTAIPVLIVLALWRSRALPAPRVLALFAAFILACGTVHLLEAVIFWHPVYRLSGVAKLVTAIVSWATVIAMARLAPRLLTFRSPQALEVEVAERTRELQQATDSLEAAAALRVESTKKLRHNEHRLRTALAAGRMGAWDWNLETDRVLFDDTELEILGLGQESRELSSAEFFEWVHPDDREGLAEVLRRVIDEDGHYDHVFRFTTQAGEERWIAGRGSLLLEPGEPRRMVGVNYDVTAIKQNEIELAEARQRADSASQAKSRFLANTSHEIRTPLTAILGCAESLVRHPDSADSADTARTIKAQGEHLMHLLNDLLDLSKIEAGKLELRLEPTSPAAALTEIESLMRPRATEKGLRLSVELAGPIPRRVTTDPQRLRQVLLNLVSNAIKFTEKGGVTLTAGLDINTDLDDASDDDSPMLRIEVDDTGTGVPADELDSIFKRFHQASSAEAAHLQGTGLGLAISSRLAKMLGGRLTAESTVGVGSRFSLTIPIDPNDIGSPEDSIGPSDLAASRRPTPPAEFPADLKGRVLIAEDTAAVRFILKQLFNDFAGEVEFAEDGQQALDAARRAREAGRPFDLLLMDMQMPVMTGFDAARALRAAGHTTPIIALTASAMAGDRQRCLDAGCDGYLAKPIDWDTMVREVVSRLSR; encoded by the coding sequence ATGACCCTCAATCCGCTTGATACCGAAGGGTTCCCGCCCCGCTGGGAATGCGGCACAGCATGGCGTGACGAGCCTTGGCTGGGGTGGCTGCACATCGGCGCCGACCTGGCGACCTGGGGGGCGTACACCGCTATCCCGGTGCTGATCGTCCTGGCGCTGTGGCGCAGCCGCGCACTGCCGGCGCCGCGTGTGCTAGCGTTGTTCGCCGCGTTCATCTTGGCGTGCGGCACGGTCCACCTGCTTGAGGCCGTCATCTTCTGGCACCCGGTTTACCGGCTGTCGGGCGTCGCCAAGCTGGTCACGGCGATCGTCTCCTGGGCCACGGTCATCGCCATGGCCCGGCTCGCGCCCCGCCTGCTCACCTTCCGCAGCCCACAGGCGCTCGAGGTCGAGGTAGCCGAGAGGACACGCGAGCTACAACAGGCTACCGACTCGCTGGAAGCCGCGGCGGCGTTGCGCGTCGAGTCGACCAAGAAGCTTCGGCACAACGAACACCGGCTACGCACCGCCCTGGCCGCCGGGCGCATGGGCGCCTGGGACTGGAACCTCGAAACCGACCGCGTTCTGTTCGACGACACAGAGCTGGAGATCTTGGGCCTGGGGCAAGAGAGCCGCGAGCTGTCCTCCGCGGAGTTCTTCGAATGGGTCCACCCAGACGACCGGGAGGGATTGGCCGAAGTGCTGCGCCGGGTGATTGATGAAGACGGGCACTACGACCACGTCTTCCGCTTCACCACCCAAGCGGGCGAGGAGCGTTGGATCGCCGGCCGCGGCAGCCTGCTGTTAGAGCCCGGCGAGCCGCGGCGGATGGTAGGCGTCAATTACGACGTGACCGCGATCAAGCAGAACGAGATCGAGCTGGCCGAAGCCCGGCAGCGCGCCGACTCCGCCAGCCAGGCCAAGAGCCGGTTCTTGGCCAACACCAGCCACGAGATCCGCACCCCACTGACAGCGATCCTGGGCTGCGCCGAGTCGCTGGTGCGACATCCCGACTCCGCCGATTCCGCGGACACCGCCCGCACGATCAAGGCGCAGGGCGAGCACCTGATGCACCTGCTGAACGACCTGCTCGACCTCTCCAAGATCGAGGCCGGCAAGCTAGAGCTGCGGCTTGAGCCAACGTCCCCCGCCGCGGCGTTGACAGAGATCGAGTCGTTGATGCGCCCCCGCGCCACCGAGAAGGGGCTGCGGCTTTCGGTGGAGCTGGCCGGCCCCATCCCCCGCCGGGTGACCACCGACCCGCAAAGGCTGCGGCAGGTGCTGCTGAACCTGGTCTCGAACGCCATCAAGTTCACCGAGAAGGGGGGCGTAACGCTGACCGCCGGCCTCGACATCAACACCGACCTCGACGACGCCTCGGACGACGACTCCCCGATGCTGCGGATCGAAGTCGATGACACCGGCACAGGCGTGCCGGCCGATGAGTTGGACAGCATCTTCAAGCGGTTTCACCAGGCAAGCAGCGCCGAGGCGGCCCACCTGCAGGGGACCGGCCTGGGCCTGGCGATCTCAAGCCGCCTCGCGAAGATGCTGGGAGGACGCCTCACGGCCGAGAGCACCGTCGGCGTCGGGAGCCGGTTCTCGCTAACGATCCCGATCGATCCGAACGACATCGGCAGCCCCGAAGACAGCATCGGGCCCAGTGACCTGGCGGCCAGCCGGCGGCCTACCCCCCCCGCCGAGTTCCCCGCGGACCTCAAGGGACGCGTGCTGATCGCCGAAGACACCGCGGCCGTGCGGTTCATCCTCAAGCAGCTCTTCAATGATTTTGCCGGCGAGGTCGAGTTCGCCGAGGATGGCCAGCAGGCGCTCGACGCGGCGCGGCGGGCGCGCGAGGCGGGACGGCCGTTCGACCTGCTGCTGATGGACATGCAGATGCCGGTGATGACCGGGTTTGATGCGGCACGCGCGCTACGCGCCGCCGGCCACACAACGCCCATCATCGCGCTGACCGCCAGCGCCATGGCCGGCGACCGGCAGCGCTGCCTCGACGCGGGCTGCGACGGCTACCTGGCCAAGCCGATCGACTGGGACACGATGGTGCGCGAAGTCGTGAGCCGCCTCTCCCGGTAG
- a CDS encoding M20 family metallo-hydrolase yields MSRKLSADADQLLAELQHLATLSDCAEPPPAVTRVVFSEADLRARAYLKGLYEEAGLAVRVDPIGNTFARWEGAEPAAGVVGSGSHTDAIPHSGMYDGTVGVLGALEAIRTLKRSGYCPRRSIELVMFTSEEPTRFGVGCTGSRAMTGRLTADQLTGLKDESGDNYDEVRQRAGFSGALQDVLLPEGYYHAFIELHIEQGPELEAAGLPIGVVTAIAAPSQLTLCVEGEGGHAGAVLMPVRRDALTAAAEVALAVERLARESVSPDLVATVGQLGVHPGAANSIPSRVTMSLDLRDIDLANRDAVLVRLREVAEAIACRRGVKLQVTVQNADPPSVADAGIVDAAEQACRDLGASHQRMISRAYHDSLFIGQVAPMGMLFIPCRGGVSHRPDEYASPEAMATGVEVLAATLAKLAEEA; encoded by the coding sequence ATGAGTCGAAAGCTGTCCGCCGACGCCGACCAATTGCTCGCCGAGCTCCAGCACTTGGCGACGCTGAGCGACTGCGCGGAGCCCCCGCCCGCGGTGACGCGCGTCGTGTTTAGCGAGGCCGACCTCCGGGCCCGTGCTTACTTAAAGGGTCTCTACGAGGAGGCGGGCCTCGCCGTGCGAGTCGACCCCATCGGGAACACGTTCGCCCGCTGGGAGGGCGCCGAACCGGCCGCCGGCGTCGTGGGCTCCGGTTCGCACACCGACGCGATCCCCCATTCTGGCATGTACGACGGCACGGTCGGCGTGCTGGGCGCGCTCGAGGCGATCCGCACGCTCAAGCGGTCGGGCTACTGCCCGCGTCGATCGATCGAGCTGGTGATGTTTACCTCCGAGGAGCCTACCCGCTTCGGCGTCGGCTGCACGGGGAGCCGGGCGATGACCGGCCGGCTCACCGCCGATCAACTGACCGGCCTGAAGGACGAGTCGGGCGACAACTACGACGAGGTGCGGCAGCGGGCGGGGTTTAGCGGCGCTCTGCAGGACGTCCTCTTGCCGGAGGGGTACTACCACGCGTTTATTGAGTTGCACATCGAGCAGGGGCCCGAGCTCGAAGCAGCGGGGCTGCCGATCGGCGTGGTCACGGCCATCGCGGCGCCGTCGCAGCTCACGCTTTGCGTTGAAGGAGAGGGGGGCCACGCCGGCGCCGTGCTGATGCCGGTCCGGCGCGATGCGCTCACGGCCGCGGCGGAAGTTGCGCTCGCCGTCGAGAGGCTCGCCCGTGAGAGCGTCAGCCCCGATTTGGTGGCGACCGTCGGCCAGCTCGGCGTCCACCCGGGCGCGGCCAACTCGATCCCTTCACGGGTGACGATGTCGCTCGACCTTCGAGATATTGACCTCGCCAATCGCGATGCCGTTTTGGTCAGGCTCCGCGAAGTCGCCGAAGCGATCGCGTGCCGGCGCGGGGTGAAGCTGCAAGTCACCGTGCAGAACGCCGACCCACCATCAGTGGCGGACGCCGGCATCGTCGACGCCGCCGAGCAGGCGTGCCGCGACCTTGGCGCGTCCCATCAGCGGATGATCAGCCGGGCCTACCACGACTCGCTGTTTATCGGTCAGGTAGCGCCGATGGGGATGCTGTTCATCCCCTGCCGCGGCGGCGTGTCGCACCGCCCCGACGAGTACGCGTCGCCCGAAGCGATGGCGACCGGGGTCGAGGTGCTCGCGGCTACACTCGCCAAGCTGGCAGAGGAGGCCTAG
- a CDS encoding OprO/OprP family phosphate-selective porin — protein MRLSGMVMRFAVSAAAFATGPTLAVSPHTPGPAEAAEARRLPDLDAQLVAGSAQLEGADDLLIVDPEVAPTSGHCLTWRCCPPGADPAGAGYPTVTVNGFFHADAIFFAQDAANAAVVGDAQDVADFRRARLSAKGEVAENVSYFMEYDFAFPGRPSFMDVYVDVADLASIGNVRIGQFRTPFGMDAMTSVKELTFLERALPTAFAPFRQIGIELYDTALDERATWAVAGYRFPTNVFGNASGDSGYGCATRETLLLYDGPCNHTLHLGGGFTYNQPSGNSAILRSTPEVGFSQLDFNSTVFPVPFFVDTGTLAAENFQVMNVELAGSRGPAVAQAEFYFATIDQLNGTQARFHGAYAQVSYVLTGEYRPYLKNQGVYGRFTPHTNYGKAGIGGWEIAGRYSYLDLNDADLAPVGAPPGFAAGGALQDLTFGLNWRLNANTEFQFNYIHAFLDRPAGDNSDADILAARAQVDF, from the coding sequence ATGCGCCTGTCAGGGATGGTGATGCGCTTTGCCGTGTCGGCGGCGGCGTTCGCCACGGGGCCAACGCTCGCAGTATCGCCGCACACGCCTGGGCCTGCCGAAGCAGCAGAAGCCCGCCGGTTGCCCGACCTCGATGCGCAACTAGTCGCAGGCTCGGCCCAACTCGAGGGGGCCGACGATCTGCTCATCGTCGACCCCGAGGTCGCCCCCACCAGCGGCCACTGCCTCACCTGGCGTTGCTGCCCCCCCGGCGCCGACCCCGCGGGCGCGGGTTACCCGACCGTCACCGTAAACGGCTTCTTCCACGCCGACGCCATCTTCTTTGCGCAAGACGCCGCGAACGCCGCAGTGGTGGGGGACGCCCAGGACGTGGCAGACTTCCGCAGAGCCCGGCTCTCCGCCAAGGGGGAGGTGGCAGAGAACGTCAGCTACTTCATGGAGTACGACTTCGCCTTTCCCGGCCGACCGAGCTTCATGGACGTGTACGTCGACGTGGCAGACCTGGCCAGCATCGGGAACGTGCGTATCGGGCAGTTCCGCACCCCGTTTGGGATGGACGCCATGACCAGCGTCAAGGAGCTTACGTTCCTAGAGCGCGCCCTGCCGACCGCATTTGCCCCCTTCCGACAGATCGGGATCGAGCTGTACGACACCGCCCTCGACGAGCGCGCCACTTGGGCTGTCGCGGGCTATCGCTTCCCCACCAACGTCTTCGGCAACGCCTCGGGCGACTCGGGCTACGGCTGCGCCACGCGGGAAACGCTGCTGCTGTACGACGGGCCCTGCAACCACACGCTGCACCTGGGGGGCGGGTTCACCTACAACCAGCCGTCGGGCAACTCTGCGATCCTGCGGTCGACCCCCGAGGTCGGTTTCAGCCAGCTCGACTTCAACAGCACCGTCTTCCCGGTGCCGTTCTTTGTCGACACCGGAACGCTGGCGGCCGAGAACTTTCAGGTGATGAACGTAGAGCTCGCCGGTTCGCGCGGCCCCGCGGTGGCCCAAGCCGAGTTCTACTTCGCCACAATCGACCAACTCAACGGGACCCAGGCCCGCTTCCACGGCGCCTATGCGCAGGTCTCCTACGTGCTGACCGGCGAGTACCGGCCCTACCTGAAGAACCAGGGCGTCTACGGACGCTTCACGCCCCACACCAATTACGGCAAGGCGGGCATCGGCGGTTGGGAGATCGCCGGGCGGTACAGCTACCTCGACCTCAACGACGCCGACCTGGCGCCGGTCGGCGCGCCCCCCGGGTTCGCGGCCGGGGGCGCCCTGCAGGACCTGACGTTCGGCCTGAACTGGCGGCTAAACGCCAACACCGAGTTCCAGTTCAACTACATCCACGCCTTCCTCGACCGCCCCGCCGGAGACAACTCGGACGCGGACATCCTGGCCGCTCGGGCGCAGGTCGATTTCTGA
- the pucL gene encoding factor-independent urate hydroxylase, which yields MPHQLAHHAYGKHRVRVSKIKRPRRGAASTERHELIEAAVDIELEGGFAPAYTDGDNASIVATDTCKNTVYALAKDDPFDTIESFGRTLAEHFVSTYDHITRAGVTLHQHSWARLLDCPHAFTGSDAETPTARVVAQRGAPTRVEAGVTGLMIAKTTESGFSGFHRDAFRTLPDTDDRIFATELTASWVYADQEVDFVASRSAIRKAMLARFIDHYSESVQQTLWLMGQAALDACDAATSITLTMPNKHHLLFNLAPLGRENDNEVFVSTDEPFGWITGTVTR from the coding sequence ATGCCCCACCAACTCGCCCACCACGCCTACGGCAAGCACCGCGTCCGAGTCAGCAAGATCAAACGCCCCCGCCGCGGCGCCGCCAGCACCGAACGGCACGAATTGATCGAGGCGGCCGTGGACATCGAGCTGGAAGGAGGCTTTGCGCCCGCCTACACCGATGGCGACAACGCCTCGATTGTCGCTACAGACACCTGCAAGAACACGGTCTACGCCCTAGCCAAGGACGACCCGTTCGACACGATCGAGTCGTTCGGCCGCACGCTGGCGGAGCATTTTGTTTCCACGTACGACCACATTACGCGCGCCGGCGTGACCCTCCACCAACACAGTTGGGCCCGCCTGCTCGATTGCCCCCACGCGTTCACGGGCAGCGACGCCGAAACCCCAACCGCCCGGGTGGTCGCCCAACGGGGCGCCCCCACACGGGTCGAGGCAGGGGTGACCGGGCTGATGATCGCCAAGACCACCGAGAGCGGCTTCTCCGGGTTCCACCGCGACGCGTTCCGAACGCTGCCCGATACCGACGACCGCATCTTCGCGACCGAGCTCACCGCGAGCTGGGTCTACGCCGATCAAGAAGTCGATTTCGTGGCTTCGCGAAGCGCGATCCGCAAGGCGATGCTGGCCCGTTTCATCGACCACTACAGCGAGTCGGTCCAACAGACCTTGTGGCTGATGGGACAAGCGGCGCTCGACGCCTGCGACGCCGCGACGTCGATCACACTCACCATGCCCAACAAGCACCACCTGCTGTTCAACCTGGCGCCGCTGGGACGCGAGAACGACAACGAGGTGTTCGTCTCTACCGACGAGCCGTTCGGTTGGATCACCGGGACGGTGACTCGCTAG
- a CDS encoding trans-sulfuration enzyme family protein, giving the protein MQFRTRAIHVGQDPCPQTGAVVQPLHLASTFCQHEAGVWREFDYSRSGNPTRKALETTIANLEGGAGALAFASGMAAIHCVTAMLKSGDHVLAGSDIYGGAYRLFHKIMNRAGVTVTLADSTSVDAMAAAITPATKLLWVESPGNPLLSVCDYAALAKLAHSRGALLGCDNTFATPVLTRPLELGADIVMHSATKFIGGHSDVLGGLLAVREKPLLDELYFVQNATGAVMGPLESYLCSRGVKTLELRVREQCRTAQSLAEWLAGRPEVERVYYPGLDTHPGHAIAARQMDGAFGAMISFEVKGDFARAKKFCESTELFKLAVSLGAVESLIEQPASMSHASYDAADRKKHGIADGLIRLSVGLEALEDLRDDLEGAMSKSR; this is encoded by the coding sequence ATGCAGTTCCGTACCCGCGCTATCCACGTCGGCCAAGATCCTTGCCCCCAGACCGGCGCCGTGGTCCAGCCGCTGCACCTCGCCAGCACCTTCTGCCAGCACGAAGCAGGCGTGTGGCGCGAGTTCGACTACTCCCGTAGCGGCAACCCCACCCGCAAGGCGCTGGAGACAACGATCGCCAACCTCGAGGGGGGCGCCGGCGCACTGGCGTTCGCCAGCGGCATGGCCGCCATCCACTGTGTGACCGCGATGCTCAAGTCGGGGGACCACGTGCTGGCCGGCAGCGACATCTACGGCGGCGCCTACCGGTTGTTCCACAAGATCATGAACCGCGCCGGGGTGACCGTGACCCTGGCCGACTCGACCAGTGTCGACGCCATGGCGGCGGCCATCACGCCAGCGACCAAGCTGCTGTGGGTCGAGTCCCCCGGCAACCCGCTGCTGAGCGTGTGCGACTACGCCGCGCTGGCCAAACTGGCGCACAGCCGCGGCGCGCTGCTGGGTTGCGACAACACGTTTGCCACGCCGGTGCTGACCCGCCCGTTGGAGCTGGGCGCCGACATCGTGATGCACTCGGCCACCAAGTTCATCGGCGGTCACAGCGACGTGCTCGGTGGGCTGCTGGCGGTGCGCGAGAAGCCCCTGCTCGACGAGTTGTACTTCGTGCAGAACGCCACCGGCGCCGTGATGGGGCCGCTGGAGAGCTACCTCTGCTCACGCGGCGTCAAGACGCTGGAGCTGCGTGTCCGCGAGCAGTGCCGCACGGCGCAGAGCCTGGCCGAGTGGCTCGCCGGGCGCCCCGAGGTAGAGCGGGTCTACTACCCCGGTTTAGACACCCACCCCGGGCACGCGATCGCCGCCCGGCAGATGGACGGGGCGTTCGGCGCGATGATCTCGTTCGAGGTGAAGGGAGACTTCGCCCGGGCCAAAAAGTTCTGCGAGTCGACGGAGCTGTTCAAGCTGGCGGTGAGCCTGGGGGCCGTGGAGTCGCTCATCGAGCAGCCCGCTAGCATGTCGCACGCCAGCTACGACGCCGCGGACCGCAAGAAGCACGGCATCGCCGACGGGCTGATCCGCCTGAGCGTAGGACTCGAGGCGCTCGAAGACCTACGCGACGACCTCGAGGGAGCGATGAGCAAGTCGCGTTAA
- the allB gene encoding allantoinase AllB, translating to MTLDRLDPELVLSSRRVVLPGGERPATVVVRDGRIVEVRGYDPSAGDDLGRLALLPGLIDPHVHLNEPGRTEWEGFASGTAAAASGGVTTLIDMPLNSSPVTTTLAALQAKRAAARGAGLWVDVGFHAGLVPGNLAELPALLDAGVMGVKSFLCDSGLDEFPAVRRADLAAAMPLLADRDAVLLAHAEVAHAMPPLADPRSYADYLASRPAQFEQEAIALLVELCESTGCRTHIVHLADADALPTLAAARGRGLPITVETCPHYLTFAAEEIADGATAYKCAPPIRDASHRERLWQGLADGVIDLVASDHSPCPPEMKSLDEGRFDLAWGGVSSLQLGLPAVWAEAQRRGHTLADVAGWMCDAPARLLGLEGGVRVGAPANLVVFDPDHAWAVDPDLLLHRHKITPYAGRRLRGGVVRTYLRGQLAAAGKGDCL from the coding sequence ATGACTTTGGATCGTCTTGACCCTGAACTTGTGCTGAGCAGCCGCCGGGTGGTGCTGCCGGGTGGCGAGCGGCCGGCGACCGTTGTGGTGCGCGACGGGCGGATCGTCGAGGTGCGAGGGTACGACCCGTCCGCTGGGGACGACCTGGGGCGGCTTGCGCTGCTGCCGGGCCTGATCGACCCGCACGTCCACCTCAACGAGCCGGGCCGCACCGAGTGGGAGGGGTTTGCCAGCGGGACGGCCGCGGCGGCGTCGGGTGGGGTGACGACGCTGATCGACATGCCGCTGAACAGCTCGCCGGTGACGACCACTCTGGCCGCGCTCCAGGCCAAGCGGGCCGCCGCGCGTGGCGCGGGGCTGTGGGTAGACGTCGGTTTTCATGCGGGGCTCGTCCCCGGCAATCTGGCGGAGCTGCCGGCGCTGCTCGACGCCGGCGTAATGGGGGTGAAGTCCTTTCTTTGCGACAGCGGCCTCGACGAGTTTCCGGCGGTGCGCCGCGCGGACCTTGCGGCCGCGATGCCGCTGTTGGCCGACCGCGACGCGGTGCTGCTGGCGCACGCCGAGGTGGCCCACGCGATGCCGCCGCTCGCCGACCCACGCAGCTACGCAGACTACCTCGCGTCGCGGCCCGCCCAGTTCGAACAAGAAGCGATCGCGCTGCTCGTCGAGCTGTGCGAGTCGACCGGTTGCCGGACGCATATCGTGCACCTGGCAGACGCAGACGCGCTGCCGACGCTCGCCGCGGCCCGCGGCCGCGGGCTGCCGATCACCGTAGAGACGTGCCCCCACTACCTCACGTTCGCCGCGGAAGAGATCGCCGACGGCGCCACCGCGTACAAGTGTGCGCCGCCGATCCGCGACGCCTCGCACCGCGAGCGGCTTTGGCAGGGGCTGGCCGACGGGGTGATCGACCTGGTCGCCAGCGATCACTCCCCTTGCCCACCCGAGATGAAGTCGCTCGACGAGGGACGCTTCGACCTGGCCTGGGGCGGGGTCAGCTCGTTGCAGCTCGGCCTCCCGGCGGTATGGGCCGAGGCCCAGCGGCGGGGGCACACGCTTGCGGACGTGGCCGGGTGGATGTGCGACGCGCCGGCTCGGCTGCTGGGCCTTGAGGGGGGCGTCCGCGTTGGCGCGCCGGCGAACCTGGTCGTCTTCGATCCGGACCACGCGTGGGCGGTCGATCCCGACCTGCTGCTTCACCGCCACAAGATCACCCCCTACGCCGGCCGGCGGCTGCGGGGGGGCGTGGTGCGTACCTACCTGCGCGGCCAGTTGGCGGCCGCTGGTAAAGGAGACTGTCTATGA
- the uraH gene encoding hydroxyisourate hydrolase encodes MNSITTHVLDTALGRPAAGVLVELFQWTDGAPVTLAHAHTDADGRVQGWGVDLAVGPHCYRLTFATDEYFTATGRNAFYPSVTIDFRVVDGSHYHVPLLLSPYGYSTYRGS; translated from the coding sequence ATGAACAGCATCACGACCCACGTGCTCGACACCGCGTTGGGGCGCCCGGCCGCGGGCGTTCTTGTCGAATTGTTCCAGTGGACCGACGGCGCCCCCGTCACGCTCGCGCATGCCCACACCGACGCCGACGGACGCGTCCAAGGCTGGGGTGTTGATCTGGCCGTCGGCCCGCACTGCTACCGGCTGACGTTCGCGACGGACGAGTATTTCACCGCGACCGGACGCAACGCGTTCTACCCCAGCGTGACAATCGACTTCCGCGTGGTCGACGGCTCGCACTACCACGTGCCGCTGCTCCTGTCGCCCTACGGTTACTCTACCTATCGCGGGAGTTAG
- a CDS encoding DEAD/DEAH box helicase, with product MTQVAPTGTAHSGAPLSTTKFSELGLADPFLKAAAAEGYEVATPIQAKAIPVVLEGRDLIGCAQTGTGKTAAFTLPMLDRLMQNRPAHQPAAAPPQRHPQDTRRVKGDNPNPRPIRALVLSPTRELAAQIGDSLAKYGKFTPLRQTVVFGGVSQHSQTKALRHGVDALVATPGRLLDLMDQGFIDLSKIEVLVFDEADQMLDMGFLPALKRIVAAVPKRRQTLMFSATMPDEIRKLAQQWLTNPESLEMGVVARPAERIAQSVHLVDAKKKPDLLTRFLKETARSRTLVFSRTKHGADKIVKRLTQEGLHAAAIHGNKSQGARTRTLAQFKGKNPPVLVATDLAARGLDVDDISHVVNYDLPDTPETYVHRIGRTARAGAEGIAVSFCAGDERGLLRQIERLTNLTISVEPTIDGFEPTDPISHVSPNARGRQNAGKGGGGPRRFGAKPGGGSGYAGARTSGSGGGSYGKKKAAGGVSPAGMASKRRPRRRPTAG from the coding sequence ATGACGCAAGTTGCCCCCACCGGGACGGCCCATTCCGGCGCCCCCCTTTCCACCACCAAGTTCTCCGAGCTCGGCCTGGCCGACCCGTTCCTCAAGGCCGCCGCGGCCGAGGGTTACGAGGTCGCCACGCCGATCCAGGCCAAGGCGATCCCGGTCGTGCTCGAAGGACGCGACCTGATCGGCTGCGCCCAGACCGGCACCGGCAAGACCGCGGCGTTCACGCTGCCGATGCTCGACCGGCTGATGCAGAACCGCCCCGCCCACCAGCCGGCGGCCGCCCCCCCGCAACGCCACCCCCAAGACACTCGCCGAGTGAAGGGTGACAACCCCAACCCGCGGCCCATCCGCGCCCTGGTGCTCTCGCCTACCCGCGAGCTGGCCGCCCAGATCGGCGACAGCCTGGCGAAGTACGGCAAGTTCACCCCGCTGCGGCAGACGGTTGTCTTTGGCGGCGTCTCGCAGCACAGCCAGACCAAGGCGCTGCGGCACGGAGTGGACGCGCTGGTCGCCACGCCGGGCCGGCTGCTCGACCTGATGGACCAAGGCTTTATCGACCTGTCGAAGATCGAGGTGCTGGTGTTCGACGAGGCGGACCAGATGCTCGACATGGGCTTCCTCCCCGCGCTCAAGCGGATCGTGGCGGCCGTTCCCAAGCGGCGGCAGACGCTGATGTTCTCGGCCACCATGCCGGACGAGATCCGCAAGCTGGCTCAGCAGTGGCTCACCAACCCCGAGTCGCTCGAGATGGGGGTCGTCGCCCGCCCGGCCGAGCGGATCGCCCAGTCGGTCCACCTGGTCGACGCCAAGAAGAAGCCCGACCTGCTCACGCGGTTCCTCAAGGAGACCGCGCGGTCGCGGACGCTGGTGTTCAGCCGCACGAAGCACGGGGCGGACAAGATCGTGAAGCGACTCACCCAAGAAGGGCTCCACGCCGCCGCGATCCACGGCAACAAGAGCCAGGGCGCCCGCACGCGGACCCTGGCCCAGTTCAAGGGGAAGAACCCGCCGGTGCTGGTGGCGACCGACCTGGCCGCCCGCGGCCTGGACGTGGACGACATCTCGCACGTGGTGAACTACGACCTGCCCGACACCCCCGAGACCTACGTGCACCGCATCGGCCGCACCGCCCGCGCGGGCGCCGAAGGGATCGCCGTGTCGTTCTGTGCCGGTGACGAGCGCGGACTGCTGCGGCAAATCGAGCGGCTCACCAACCTGACGATCTCGGTCGAGCCGACGATCGACGGCTTCGAGCCGACCGACCCCATCAGCCACGTCAGCCCCAACGCCCGCGGCCGTCAGAACGCCGGCAAGGGTGGCGGCGGGCCGCGTCGGTTCGGCGCCAAGCCGGGCGGCGGCAGCGGCTACGCGGGCGCCCGCACCAGCGGCTCCGGCGGCGGCAGCTACGGAAAGAAGAAGGCGGCCGGAGGCGTGTCGCCCGCCGGCATGGCTAGCAAGCGCCGCCCGCGTCGGCGTCCGACCGCGGGCTAG